One stretch of Bacteroidia bacterium DNA includes these proteins:
- the secA gene encoding preprotein translocase subunit SecA, translating to MFNGILSGLKKVFGSKSERDIKELEPYVASINQYFEEFQQLNNDQLRAKSTELKEYIKQGLASIDEEINNTKSAIEALPFDSLEEKDKLYTHIDDLEKQRDIKLEEILLEILPQAFAIVKDTARRFTENNVIEVIANDSDREIATQRDYVSINGNKAYYKNEWEVAGSMIKWNMIHYDVQLIGGIVLHQGKIAEMATGEGKTLVSTLPSFLNALGGRGVHVITVNDYLAKRDCEWNRPIFQFHGLTVDCIDYHRPNSEERKKAYSCDIVYGTNNEFGFDYLRDNMAHTLDELVQGKLHFAMVDEVDSVLVDDARTPLIISGPVPKGNQQEFDALKPRIAALYELQRKSLTNTLVEAKRLISEGKTGEKDGGLALLRCHRGLPKNKALIKYLSEPGIRTLLTKTENYYLQDQEKHMHIVDDGLLFVIDEKNNTIELTDKGIETMTKSGEEPDFFIMPDLGSDLADIEKSGLTDADKAKRKDEILRNFSVKSERLHAVHQLLKAYTLFEKDVEYIVQDGKVKIVDEQTGRVLDGRRYSDGLHQAIEAKENVRIEAATQTYATITLQNYFRMYHKLSGMTGTAETEAAEFWEIYKLDVVVIPTNKPIIRHDLQDLLYKTTREKFNAVIEHIVDLTQKGRPVLVGTTSVEISELLSRMLTMRKIRHNVLNAKQHQREAEIVAEAGKPGAVTIATNMAGRGTDIKITEEVRKAGGLAILGTERHESRRVDRQLRGRSGRQGDPGSSQFFVSLEDNLMRLFGSERASRVMDRLGYKEGEVLQHSMLSKNIERAQKKVEQNNFGIRKRLLEYDDVMNKQRTVIYARRKNALFGTKIELDIQNMLYDWLAAKVDEYKENEEYERLKFELYKSLAIDISLTQDDFNTLKPEEITTEIFHSAIKSYQDKNTTIASMAMPVLDRIAHNEGNTISNVMVPFSDGIKRMGVVINLQDTLKSNGRELIKSFEKSITLATIDDEWKDHLRELDDLKQSSNNAVFEQKDPLLIYKLESFNLFQSFMSRLNNNVISYLFKARIDGGDDNQVKEAHQVKQQSSPVLKTSREDSTSEVAQSNQPQRGNTAPIKTEKLVGRNDPCPCGSGKKFKNCHGA from the coding sequence ATGTTTAATGGAATATTATCCGGACTAAAGAAAGTTTTCGGAAGCAAATCTGAAAGAGATATAAAAGAACTTGAGCCCTATGTGGCAAGTATAAATCAATATTTCGAAGAATTTCAACAACTCAATAACGACCAACTCCGCGCAAAAAGTACAGAACTCAAAGAATATATCAAACAGGGACTAGCTTCCATAGATGAAGAAATCAACAATACCAAATCTGCGATAGAGGCTCTTCCTTTTGATAGTCTTGAAGAGAAAGACAAACTCTATACGCATATTGATGATTTAGAAAAGCAACGAGATATCAAATTAGAAGAAATTCTTTTAGAAATACTTCCACAAGCATTTGCAATTGTAAAAGACACTGCGCGAAGATTCACAGAAAACAATGTAATCGAAGTAATCGCAAATGATTCTGACCGCGAAATAGCAACTCAACGCGATTATGTATCAATAAATGGCAACAAAGCATATTACAAAAACGAATGGGAAGTAGCCGGTTCCATGATAAAGTGGAATATGATTCATTATGACGTACAGTTGATTGGCGGAATTGTACTGCACCAAGGGAAAATTGCAGAAATGGCTACAGGGGAAGGAAAAACATTAGTGTCAACCCTACCCTCTTTCCTCAATGCCTTAGGCGGTCGTGGTGTACATGTTATTACTGTGAATGATTACTTGGCAAAAAGAGACTGTGAATGGAATCGCCCAATTTTTCAGTTTCATGGCTTGACAGTAGATTGCATTGATTATCACAGACCAAACTCCGAAGAAAGAAAAAAGGCATATTCATGTGATATAGTTTATGGTACAAACAACGAATTCGGCTTTGACTACTTAAGAGACAACATGGCGCATACACTGGATGAGTTAGTACAAGGCAAATTGCACTTTGCAATGGTGGATGAGGTGGATTCAGTATTGGTGGACGATGCAAGAACTCCTTTAATCATTTCAGGTCCTGTTCCAAAGGGCAATCAACAAGAGTTTGATGCACTAAAGCCACGCATAGCAGCACTATATGAACTACAACGCAAAAGCCTTACAAACACTCTTGTAGAAGCAAAGCGATTAATCTCCGAAGGTAAAACAGGTGAAAAAGATGGAGGGTTAGCATTATTGAGATGCCATCGTGGTTTACCAAAGAACAAAGCATTAATCAAGTATTTGAGTGAGCCGGGGATAAGAACATTGCTGACCAAAACAGAAAACTATTATTTACAAGACCAAGAAAAACACATGCACATCGTTGATGATGGGCTTTTGTTCGTAATTGACGAAAAAAATAATACAATAGAACTAACAGATAAAGGCATAGAAACCATGACAAAATCAGGCGAAGAGCCGGATTTCTTTATTATGCCTGACTTGGGTTCTGACCTCGCAGATATAGAAAAATCAGGTTTGACTGATGCTGATAAAGCTAAACGCAAAGACGAAATACTCAGAAATTTCTCTGTTAAATCAGAACGATTACATGCAGTACATCAACTTCTCAAAGCATATACGCTTTTTGAAAAAGATGTAGAATACATTGTGCAAGATGGCAAAGTAAAAATTGTTGATGAGCAAACAGGACGTGTTTTAGACGGCAGAAGATATTCTGATGGATTGCATCAAGCGATTGAAGCAAAAGAGAATGTTAGAATAGAGGCTGCAACTCAAACTTATGCTACTATCACCCTCCAGAATTATTTTAGAATGTATCATAAACTGTCGGGTATGACAGGAACTGCAGAAACTGAGGCAGCTGAATTTTGGGAAATTTACAAGTTGGATGTTGTTGTAATTCCAACCAACAAACCAATTATTCGTCACGACTTACAAGACTTACTCTATAAAACAACACGCGAGAAATTTAACGCAGTAATAGAACATATTGTAGATTTAACTCAGAAAGGTCGTCCAGTTTTGGTTGGCACAACGTCTGTAGAGATTTCCGAGTTACTTTCAAGAATGTTAACAATGCGAAAAATCCGACACAATGTTCTTAATGCTAAGCAACACCAAAGAGAAGCCGAGATAGTTGCAGAAGCGGGCAAACCCGGTGCAGTTACCATAGCAACTAATATGGCCGGTCGTGGTACGGATATTAAAATTACAGAAGAAGTGAGAAAAGCCGGAGGATTAGCCATCTTAGGAACAGAGAGACACGAATCCAGAAGGGTGGATAGACAGTTAAGAGGTCGTTCCGGTCGTCAGGGTGACCCTGGTTCATCTCAGTTTTTTGTTTCTTTAGAAGACAATCTGATGCGTTTGTTTGGTTCTGAAAGAGCTTCCAGAGTGATGGACAGACTTGGATATAAGGAAGGTGAAGTGCTACAACATAGCATGTTAAGCAAAAATATTGAAAGAGCTCAAAAGAAAGTAGAACAAAACAATTTTGGAATACGAAAGCGACTTCTTGAATACGATGACGTTATGAACAAACAAAGAACTGTCATTTATGCAAGACGCAAAAATGCACTTTTTGGAACTAAGATTGAATTAGATATCCAAAACATGCTTTATGACTGGCTCGCAGCCAAAGTTGATGAATATAAGGAGAATGAAGAATATGAAAGATTAAAATTTGAGTTATACAAATCTCTAGCGATAGATATTTCTCTTACTCAAGATGACTTTAATACACTTAAGCCCGAAGAAATTACCACTGAAATTTTTCATTCCGCTATAAAATCTTATCAAGATAAAAATACAACCATTGCATCAATGGCAATGCCGGTGCTTGATAGAATTGCACATAATGAGGGTAATACAATTTCAAATGTAATGGTGCCCTTTAGTGATGGAATTAAACGCATGGGTGTTGTAATTAACTTACAAGACACATTAAAGAGCAACGGACGAGAGTTGATTAAAAGCTTTGAAAAATCCATTACGCTTGCTACTATTGATGATGAATGGAAAGATCACCTTAGAGAATTAGATGATTTAAAACAATCTTCAAACAATGCTGTATTTGAACAAAAAGACCCACTTCTTATTTATAAGCTTGAATCCTTCAACTTATTCCAATCTTTTATGTCGCGTTTAAATAACAATGTGATATCATATTTATTTAAAGCCAGAATTGATGGAGGTGATGACAACCAAGTGAAAGAAGCACATCAGGTAAAACAACAAAGCAGCCCTGTTCTTAAAACCTCCAGAGAGGACTCAACTTCAGAAGTTGCTCAAAGCAACCAACCTCAACGAGGAAATACTGCTCCAATTAAAACAGAAAAACTAGTTGGAAGAAATGATCCATGCCCCTGTGGAAGTGGGAAGAAGTTTAAAAACTGTCATGGTGCTTAA
- a CDS encoding L-threonylcarbamoyladenylate synthase has translation MDFFETYEWNPDNRILNEVIKRLQNGEIGIIPTDSIYALVCHLNNKKGIERICKIVGKKPEKANLSVIFHNLKNISEYTQPFSTSVYKILKRNFPGPFTFILKANSNIPKLFLSNRKTIGIRIPDNKVALSLCEMLDFPLVSTSVHSEDEILEYQTDPEEILQTFHDKIDFMISTGSGGNLPSTVVDLTEDEPILIREGKGVLI, from the coding sequence ATGGATTTCTTTGAAACATACGAATGGAATCCTGACAACAGAATTTTAAATGAAGTCATAAAAAGACTGCAAAACGGAGAGATTGGAATTATTCCAACAGACTCTATTTACGCTTTGGTTTGTCATCTAAACAATAAGAAAGGCATTGAAAGAATTTGTAAAATAGTTGGCAAGAAACCTGAAAAAGCCAATCTCTCCGTTATCTTTCATAATCTTAAAAACATTTCAGAATATACCCAGCCTTTCTCCACCTCAGTTTACAAGATACTGAAAAGAAATTTCCCCGGTCCATTTACATTCATTTTAAAAGCTAACTCCAATATACCAAAACTTTTTCTGTCTAATCGCAAAACAATTGGAATTCGAATTCCGGACAATAAAGTAGCGTTATCCTTATGTGAAATGTTAGATTTTCCATTAGTTTCTACCTCCGTTCACTCAGAAGATGAAATCTTGGAATACCAAACAGACCCGGAAGAAATCTTGCAAACTTTCCACGACAAAATTGATTTTATGATTAGTACAGGCAGTGGTGGCAACCTTCCTTCAACTGTTGTTGACCTAACTGAAGACGAACCCATTTTAATTAGAGAAGGTAAAGGAGTGTTAATCTGA
- a CDS encoding rhodanese-related sulfurtransferase translates to MILHNRVNKEELKKKLETSNEPRTTISLYKYWQIKNPNLFRDHLYVNMEKLGVLGRIYIATEGINAQFSVPTHNVDSLREFLNSISFLEGIRLNIAIEDSGKSFYKLTIKVKSRILADGIEDPSFDPAKSGRHLSALEFNEITTEKETVLVDMRNHFESEIGHFENAILPDVDTFKEQLPKVLEMLEDKKENPVVLYCTGGIRCEKASAYLKHHGFNEVYQLNGGIIEYARQVKSMNLQNKFIGKNFVFDERMAESISSDVIAHCHQCGKPCDTHINCANTGCNLLLIQCPECAEKYNHCCSDTCKEVISWSAGEQKQWRKEHAAHKKLYSKGRVPVFVEHH, encoded by the coding sequence ATGATTTTACATAATAGAGTCAACAAAGAAGAATTAAAGAAAAAGTTAGAGACAAGTAATGAACCTAGAACAACTATCTCTTTATATAAATACTGGCAAATCAAGAATCCAAACCTTTTTCGTGACCATTTATATGTAAACATGGAAAAACTAGGTGTATTGGGTAGAATTTATATAGCCACAGAAGGGATTAACGCACAGTTCTCTGTTCCGACACACAATGTTGATTCATTAAGAGAATTCTTAAATAGCATCTCCTTTTTAGAAGGTATTAGGCTTAACATTGCTATTGAAGATAGTGGAAAATCATTTTATAAACTCACTATAAAAGTCAAATCCAGAATCCTTGCTGATGGGATTGAAGATCCAAGTTTTGATCCTGCCAAAAGTGGTCGTCATTTGTCAGCCTTGGAATTCAATGAAATTACAACTGAAAAAGAGACCGTATTGGTGGACATGCGCAACCATTTCGAAAGTGAAATTGGTCATTTTGAAAATGCTATCTTACCTGATGTTGATACCTTTAAAGAACAATTGCCTAAAGTGTTGGAAATGTTAGAAGACAAAAAAGAAAACCCCGTTGTTCTCTATTGTACAGGAGGTATTCGTTGCGAGAAAGCAAGTGCATACTTAAAACATCATGGCTTTAATGAAGTATATCAACTAAATGGAGGTATCATAGAATATGCCAGACAAGTGAAATCAATGAATTTGCAAAACAAATTTATTGGAAAGAACTTTGTATTTGATGAGCGAATGGCAGAGAGTATTAGCTCTGATGTAATAGCCCATTGTCATCAATGTGGCAAACCCTGTGATACACATATAAACTGTGCAAACACCGGATGTAATCTCTTATTGATCCAATGCCCTGAATGTGCAGAAAAATATAACCATTGTTGTTCTGACACTTGTAAAGAAGTGATTTCATGGAGTGCAGGAGAACAAAAACAATGGCGTAAAGAGCATGCTGCCCACAAGAAACTTTATAGCAAAGGTAGAGTCCCTGTTTTTGTTGAACATCACTAA
- the sucC gene encoding ADP-forming succinate--CoA ligase subunit beta translates to MNIHEYQAKQILKGYGVAIQEGVVADTPEQAVEAGKQVQQETGSGWLVVKAQIHAGGRGKGQIIGSEQRGVALAKSLDDVKTIAHNLLGNVLVTKQTGAAGKKVNKVLVAQDVFYPGPSEPKEFYMSVLLDRQTGKNVIVYTTEGGMDIEEVAENSPEKIQKEFIDPTVGLQPFQARKIAYNLNLQDKAAKEMVKFVTALYKAYDATDSSMFEINPVLKTSDDRIIAVDAKVNLDENALYRHPDLEALRDESEEDPTEVEAKKFNLNYVKLDGNVGCMVNGAGLAMATMDIIKLSGGEPANFLDVGGTANAETVEAGFKIILKDPHVKAILINIFGGIVRCDRVANGVVEAYKNLGNVNVPIIVRLQGTNAEEAKQIIDNSGLKVYSAIKLKDAADLVKELIK, encoded by the coding sequence ATGAATATTCACGAATATCAAGCAAAACAAATTCTAAAAGGATATGGAGTTGCAATTCAAGAAGGAGTAGTTGCCGACACACCGGAACAGGCTGTTGAAGCAGGCAAACAAGTTCAACAAGAAACCGGCAGCGGTTGGTTAGTTGTCAAAGCACAAATACATGCCGGGGGAAGAGGTAAAGGTCAAATTATTGGCTCAGAGCAGCGCGGTGTAGCACTTGCAAAATCACTTGATGATGTTAAAACCATTGCGCATAACCTATTAGGAAATGTGTTGGTTACCAAACAAACAGGAGCAGCGGGAAAGAAGGTAAACAAAGTATTAGTTGCTCAAGACGTTTTCTATCCGGGTCCGAGTGAACCAAAAGAGTTTTACATGAGTGTTTTACTTGACCGACAAACCGGCAAAAATGTGATTGTTTACACCACTGAAGGCGGTATGGACATTGAAGAAGTAGCGGAAAATTCACCTGAGAAAATTCAAAAAGAATTCATAGATCCTACAGTTGGACTGCAACCCTTTCAAGCAAGAAAAATTGCATACAATCTTAACTTACAAGATAAAGCAGCGAAAGAGATGGTAAAATTTGTTACTGCTTTATATAAAGCGTACGATGCTACAGACTCTTCTATGTTTGAAATCAATCCTGTACTTAAAACATCAGACGACAGAATCATTGCCGTTGATGCCAAAGTGAATCTTGATGAAAATGCACTATACCGACATCCTGACTTAGAAGCATTAAGAGACGAATCAGAAGAAGACCCGACAGAGGTTGAAGCAAAAAAATTCAATTTGAATTATGTTAAATTAGATGGCAATGTTGGCTGTATGGTAAACGGTGCGGGGCTTGCAATGGCAACAATGGACATCATTAAATTATCAGGTGGAGAACCTGCAAATTTCCTTGATGTTGGAGGAACTGCAAATGCCGAAACTGTAGAAGCCGGTTTTAAAATCATTTTAAAAGACCCACATGTTAAAGCTATTTTAATTAACATTTTTGGCGGTATTGTAAGATGCGACAGAGTTGCTAATGGTGTTGTAGAAGCTTACAAAAACTTAGGCAATGTTAATGTACCTATTATTGTGAGGCTTCAAGGTACTAATGCAGAAGAAGCAAAACAAATAATTGACAACTCAGGTTTGAAAGTATATTCAGCTATCAAGCTAAAAGATGCGGCAGACTTAGTTAAGGAACTAATCAAATAA
- the rplS gene encoding 50S ribosomal protein L19, whose product MSNIIKDLQIHDLRTDLPDFKAGDRVAVHYIIKEGTKERPQIFQGDVIQRNGEGATETFTVRKISNGVGVERIFPVQSPKVAKVEILKKGKVRRAKIFYLRGLTGKKARIKEKIS is encoded by the coding sequence ATGAGTAACATAATTAAGGATTTACAAATCCATGACTTGAGAACAGATCTTCCTGATTTTAAAGCTGGAGATAGAGTGGCTGTACACTATATTATCAAAGAAGGAACCAAAGAAAGACCTCAAATTTTCCAAGGAGATGTCATTCAAAGAAACGGTGAAGGCGCAACAGAAACATTTACCGTTAGAAAAATTTCTAATGGTGTTGGAGTAGAAAGAATTTTCCCGGTTCAAAGCCCTAAAGTTGCTAAAGTTGAAATATTAAAAAAGGGTAAGGTGAGAAGAGCAAAAATATTCTACCTTAGAGGACTAACAGGCAAAAAAGCCAGAATTAAAGAGAAAATTTCATAA
- a CDS encoding DUF3078 domain-containing protein has protein sequence MNLKKISKVATMATFFLFVSHTVMAQDADVKKFVDTKKDFKTEDKGWIKGGFINTNLTNVGLVNWAAGGQNSVAVSIIGSSFAIYKNKSMTWENYLDASWGTIRNGAAKYPNGTKNRFYKNEDKLSFLSKYGRKITPKLNYTALLEFKSQFFQGYAPFDPATGTSGQHISNFLAPAFGMLSLGFDYKPKSNLSFYLSPLTGKFTIVNEQRLADIGSFGVAKAKTDENGVPIAGTGQKFRSELGWYFSMMYNKDIMQNINLKTRLDLFTNYKTLNKTDVNWETTINMKVNKYITASIFTHLIYDDDIDVTPETTMKNPRIQFKHVLGVGFSYMFGDRL, from the coding sequence ATGAACTTAAAGAAAATTTCAAAAGTCGCCACAATGGCGACTTTTTTCCTTTTTGTATCACATACGGTGATGGCACAAGATGCAGACGTGAAAAAATTTGTGGATACAAAAAAAGATTTTAAAACCGAGGATAAAGGCTGGATTAAAGGTGGCTTTATCAATACAAACCTTACCAATGTGGGCTTAGTCAATTGGGCAGCGGGAGGTCAAAACTCTGTTGCAGTATCTATCATCGGAAGCTCCTTTGCAATTTATAAAAACAAAAGTATGACATGGGAAAATTATTTGGACGCATCTTGGGGAACTATCCGAAACGGAGCGGCAAAATATCCTAATGGAACGAAAAATAGGTTTTATAAAAATGAAGATAAGCTCTCTTTTTTATCAAAATATGGCAGAAAAATCACTCCTAAGTTAAATTATACTGCCTTATTAGAGTTCAAATCTCAATTTTTCCAAGGATATGCTCCTTTTGACCCCGCAACCGGAACAAGCGGACAACACATTTCTAACTTCTTAGCCCCTGCTTTTGGCATGCTATCCTTAGGTTTTGATTACAAACCAAAGAGCAATCTGTCTTTCTACCTTTCTCCCCTTACAGGTAAATTTACTATAGTCAATGAGCAAAGACTTGCTGATATAGGTTCATTTGGTGTTGCAAAAGCAAAGACTGATGAAAACGGAGTTCCTATTGCTGGTACTGGACAAAAATTCAGATCTGAGTTGGGTTGGTATTTTAGTATGATGTATAACAAAGATATTATGCAAAATATTAACCTTAAAACACGTTTGGATTTATTTACAAATTACAAAACACTAAATAAAACAGACGTAAACTGGGAAACAACCATAAACATGAAGGTGAACAAATACATTACTGCTTCGATTTTCACACATCTGATTTATGACGATGATATTGATGTTACTCCTGAGACAACTATGAAAAATCCCAGAATTCAATTTAAACATGTTTTGGGCGTTGGATTCTCCTATATGTTTGGAGATAGATTATAA
- the mscL gene encoding large-conductance mechanosensitive channel protein MscL, producing the protein MSILKEFKAFAMRGNVIDLAVAVVIGGAFGKIVNSLIDDVITPLLLKPALEAAQLENLADLTIFGTVKYGNFLSSVISFIIIAFALFMIIKGMNAMQKKEAAAPTPPPAPSKEEVLLTEIRDILKNK; encoded by the coding sequence ATGAGCATATTAAAAGAATTCAAAGCGTTTGCCATGCGCGGCAATGTAATCGACTTAGCAGTTGCGGTTGTTATTGGTGGTGCATTTGGGAAAATTGTTAATTCCTTGATTGATGATGTCATTACTCCTTTATTGTTAAAACCTGCATTAGAAGCGGCTCAACTGGAGAATTTGGCAGATTTAACAATTTTTGGCACTGTTAAATATGGTAATTTTCTTTCATCAGTAATCAGTTTCATCATTATTGCATTTGCACTTTTTATGATTATTAAAGGAATGAATGCAATGCAAAAGAAAGAAGCTGCTGCACCTACTCCTCCCCCCGCTCCATCTAAAGAGGAAGTACTATTGACAGAAATAAGAGACATTCTAAAAAACAAATAA
- the rsgA gene encoding ribosome small subunit-dependent GTPase A, with amino-acid sequence MQGIVVKSTGSWYLVRNGESAEIITCRIRGKFRLSDVRSTNPVAVGDHVQYRIETDTNGTMIGVITAIKKRDNYIIRKSNKLSSHFQIIASNMDLVLPVFTLVQPYTSLGFLDRILITAEAYHIPVLILFNKIDLLSETEHALLEEIKHIYQNIGYDTLEISAKDNVGMTNLNMFISNKTSLICGHSGTGKSTIINNLNPELNLKTGNISDKFLKGKHTTTFAEMYFIDDNTHIIDTPGIRDFGVIDIDKSELKGYFPEFKHLAEKCRFNNCLHINEPDCAVIEQVKQNNISLERYNSYLSIMNDENIFE; translated from the coding sequence ATGCAAGGTATCGTAGTCAAATCCACCGGTTCATGGTATTTGGTCAGAAATGGGGAATCTGCCGAAATTATTACATGTAGAATTAGGGGCAAATTCAGACTATCAGATGTGCGCTCTACCAACCCCGTTGCTGTTGGCGACCATGTTCAATACCGTATAGAAACAGACACAAACGGCACAATGATTGGAGTGATTACTGCAATAAAAAAAAGAGACAATTACATTATTCGCAAATCCAACAAACTCTCAAGTCATTTTCAAATTATTGCGTCAAATATGGATTTAGTCCTTCCTGTATTTACACTTGTACAACCCTATACTTCACTTGGATTCCTGGACCGTATTTTAATTACAGCAGAAGCCTACCATATTCCGGTATTAATTCTCTTCAATAAAATTGACCTATTAAGTGAGACAGAACATGCATTACTCGAAGAAATAAAACATATTTATCAGAATATCGGTTATGATACGCTTGAAATAAGTGCTAAAGACAATGTAGGAATGACAAATCTGAATATGTTTATCTCTAATAAAACCAGTTTAATTTGTGGACATTCAGGTACAGGAAAATCAACTATTATTAACAATCTAAATCCTGAACTTAATCTCAAAACCGGAAATATATCTGACAAGTTTCTCAAAGGTAAACATACTACAACTTTTGCTGAAATGTATTTTATTGACGATAACACCCATATAATTGATACGCCCGGAATCAGGGATTTTGGGGTAATTGATATTGACAAAAGTGAGTTAAAGGGTTATTTTCCTGAGTTTAAACATTTAGCTGAAAAATGTCGTTTTAATAATTGCCTACATATCAACGAGCCTGATTGTGCAGTCATTGAGCAGGTTAAGCAAAATAACATTTCTCTTGAAAGATACAACAGCTACTTAAGCATCATGAATGATGAAAATATATTTGAATAA
- a CDS encoding AhpC/TSA family protein — protein sequence MILSPKFRIKIFLLVALLSVTIGAQAQGKKNKNKNPDKNNKSFVVTGRVHGVIQKEEVMLAELYNNKITPFDTVKIDLKDSVFTFKGEVHEDLMVYIVLSQNTVIPFVLSGGSVLHFDIELSSQGIQFEVSGKGSDNSIKIRNFLETYSKYEYSMKSIEDMFRAGKVEVGNAQSLESEYYRLSDQSKVLQYNMMADSSNPIASYFVFNAFLESQGKPEYDLIFKTFKIGAPQSKYLLELNQRYESVKATMIGEIAPNIKLPNPDGDSIELYSLRGKVVMIDFWASWCGPCRMENPNNKMMYEKYASKGFEIYAISLDRTKNDWVKTIATDGLPWIHVSDLAYWNSAPAKLYKVHSIPATFLIDKDGRILAKNLRGQELANFLQTYFNE from the coding sequence ATGATATTATCACCCAAATTTAGAATCAAGATTTTTTTGTTAGTAGCTTTACTGAGTGTTACCATTGGAGCACAAGCACAAGGAAAAAAGAATAAAAACAAAAACCCTGATAAGAATAATAAATCTTTCGTAGTAACAGGAAGAGTTCATGGCGTAATACAAAAAGAAGAAGTGATGTTAGCTGAATTGTATAACAATAAGATAACGCCTTTTGATACTGTTAAAATTGACTTAAAAGATTCTGTTTTTACATTTAAAGGGGAAGTGCATGAAGATTTGATGGTTTATATTGTATTGAGCCAAAATACTGTCATACCTTTTGTATTATCAGGTGGTTCAGTTCTCCATTTTGATATAGAGCTATCCTCACAAGGCATTCAATTTGAAGTTTCAGGAAAAGGCAGTGATAACTCAATTAAAATAAGAAACTTCCTTGAAACATACTCTAAATATGAATATTCAATGAAATCAATCGAAGATATGTTTAGGGCAGGGAAAGTTGAGGTTGGGAACGCACAAAGTTTAGAATCAGAGTATTATCGACTTAGCGATCAGTCTAAAGTATTGCAGTATAATATGATGGCAGATTCTTCTAATCCGATAGCGTCATATTTTGTATTTAATGCATTCCTTGAATCCCAGGGGAAGCCTGAATATGATTTAATTTTTAAAACCTTTAAAATCGGAGCACCACAATCAAAATATTTGTTGGAGCTCAATCAAAGATATGAATCTGTCAAAGCAACCATGATAGGCGAGATAGCTCCCAATATTAAACTTCCTAATCCCGATGGTGATTCGATTGAGTTGTATTCATTGAGAGGCAAGGTTGTTATGATTGATTTTTGGGCATCTTGGTGCGGTCCTTGTCGAATGGAGAATCCTAATAACAAAATGATGTATGAGAAATATGCATCTAAGGGATTTGAAATTTATGCCATAAGTTTAGATAGAACAAAAAATGATTGGGTAAAGACCATTGCTACAGATGGTTTGCCGTGGATTCATGTGAGCGATCTTGCGTATTGGAATAGTGCACCAGCCAAACTTTACAAAGTACATTCCATCCCTGCTACTTTTCTTATAGATAAGGACGGGCGGATACTCGCAAAAAACTTGAGAGGGCAAGAGTTAGCGAACTTCTTGCAAACATATTTTAATGAATAA